In Metopolophium dirhodum isolate CAU chromosome 7, ASM1992520v1, whole genome shotgun sequence, one genomic interval encodes:
- the LOC132948819 gene encoding uncharacterized protein LOC132948819 isoform X1 has translation MTSRSQSSPALTTALLLLLLDTVFATVSITRHHRGDVFDVSDVKCSMETCVGVSSGTASLVDGIVAAERDYPSSVGSRGYKQSTGTSMEPLHNGNCRCQCIQPVPVFRDDLRICVDDLQECSLASFVSGTTVQKIPYVFLPLQGQIVYPSAEIKIAGMQYPICAISKAKYLTRGGWINFKNQSDFEIPFQIHRENGHIMLLWLGDLQSRTNIEGRLVLIEMICKETLSQDYDSSFQQAITPCLSFRIAGTPSVKEVLFSTDIRSSDNASSSGLTISELIAVAICSILLGLMYVASILLYLHVRKGRPKGQNGDIEAFKNPLMSNGITEEGIVKNNPLLQHSYNDNEAFESDEDRNYSISTQGEPSMDMMENNNINRNLTTAIVHPIQSFNSCVGHSMYYSDSNSIEKHPEEDISIVETLDNKEDRPDNIRSIVCANPRKKLYFNPDYFELELLMAPPPAALEFLEKIREVIHEAKRKITMKKFTPNLIVIQEDANEDTNEPLSSCNKCKTQFKIKSATIQKWLMNVPIEVTKPKKNQAPCVPVELKAKDDINDGNYLQLKENELKSQTDEVEEAKEEEKIIEEKEEEDDDDDDDDDDDEEQGTNIECDSLERSMNYRQKCGYHTPSEYGFVRPDLSPVLSNSALPMDEELTIRTTYTYDTITKRESYYEHISGPDCIREKPKKEILPDILNRSSERYSLVSEVYVNDNFNTSMSPNNSLDKKIKKKSPGQITIEVEDCPDNHPAEDSDSFEPDTLDRNCTKIKPNLKAVYSSDSLEQFNSPKSINNNGYGSLLEIYEAKNVMADVQKRRDMSQLEAKYLKPDPKHCRRQRCPSPLSVQKPPKNACVRSTSKPGVMQSDCVSSQFNQRTHNIMAGASDKQAVKSSPIDHNRYEDSGYLSTESNESLNKVVATSLDTDESGAESIDTDFKFYKSRTDRNYCDW, from the exons ATGACGTCTCGTTCCCAGTCTTCGCCGGCGCTAACGACGGCCTTGCTCCTGCTCCTATTGGACACCGTTTTCGCCACCGTTTCCATCACCCGGCATCATCGAGGAGACGTGTTCGACGTGTCAG ACGTGAAATGTTCGATGGAAACTTGTGTCGGAGTGAGCAGCGGTACGGCATCGCTGGTCGACGGCATCGTAGCGGCAGAACGCGATTACCCGTCATCGGTCGGTAGCAGAGGCTACAAACAATCGACCGGAACGTCCATGGAACCGTTGCACAACGGCAACTGCAGGTGTCAGTGCATACAACCCGTGCCCGTTTTCAGGGACGATTTGCGGATATGTGTCGACGATCTGCAAG AATGTTCGTTAGCTTCATTCGTGTCTGGCACAACGGTACAAAAGATACCTTACGTATTTCTACCACTACAAGGACAAATCGTGTATCCTAGTGCTGAAATTAAAATTGCTG GTATGCAGTATCCTATTTGTGCTATTtcaaaagcaaaatatttaactcGAGGCGGTtggataaattttaaaaaccaatcaGACTTCGAAATCCCTTTCCAAATACACCGCGAAAATGGACACATCATGTTATTA tggtTAGGCGATTTACAATCGAGGACCAACATCGAAGGAAGGCTAGTATTGATCGAAATGATTTGTAAAGAAACATTATCACAAGATTATGACAGCAGTTTTCAGCAAGCCATAACACCTTGTCTTTCATTTAGAATAGCAGGAACTccaa GTGTAAAAgaagttttattttcaactgACATTCGATCATCAGATAATGCTTCTAGTTCAGGATTAACTATAAGTGAACTAATAGCTGTGGCGATTTGTTCTATTCTATTAGGACTAATGTATGTAGCATCTATTTTGTTGTACTTGCATGTCCGTAAAGGGAGACCTAAGGGACAAAATGGAGATATAGAAGCTTTTAAAAACCCATTAATGTCAAACGGTATTACTGAAGAGGGTATAGTAAAAAACAACCCTCTGTTACAACACAGTTACAATGATAATGAGGCCTTTGAGTCAGACGAAGACAGAAATTATAGTATAAGTACACAAGGAGAACCTTCTATGGATatgatggaaaataataatattaat AGAAATTTAACAACAGCTATTGTACACCCTATTCAGTCATTTAACTCATGTGTTGGCCATTCAATGTATTATTCAGATTCAAATTCTATAGAAAAACATCCAGAAGAGGATATTTCAATAGTGGAAACATTGGATAACAAAGAAGATCGACCAGATAATATCAGATCAATAGTGTGTGCTAACCCAAGAAAAAAACTTTACTTCAATCCAGACTATTTTGAACTTGAAttattaatg gctCCTCCACCAGCAGCGTTagaatttttggaaaaaattcgtGAAGTGATACACGAagcaaaaagaaaaataacaatgaaaaaattcaCACCAAATCTTATTGTGATCCAAGAAGATGCAAACGAAGACACAAATGAACCATTAAGTTCTTGCAATAAATGCAAgactcaatttaaaattaaatcagctACAATACAAAAATGGTTGATGAATGTACCTATAGAAGTTACCAAACCCAAGAAAAATCAAGCTCCTTGTGTTCCTGTTGAGTTAAAAGCAAAAGATGACATAAATGATGGAAATTACTTGCAGCTCAAAGAAAACGAATTAAAATCACAAACTGATGAAGTAGAAGAAgcaaaagaagaagaaaaaataatagaagaaaaagaagaagaagatgatgatgatgatgatgatgatgacgatgacgaAGAACAGGGTACTAACATCGAATGCGATAGTTTGGAAAGATCAATGAATTACAGGCAGAAATGTGGATATCATACACCGTCAGAGTACGGATTTGTTAGACCAGACCTGAGTCCAGTTTTAAGTAATTCTGCTTTACCGATGGATGAAGAACTTACCATTAGAACCACATATACTTATGATACTATCACAAAAAGAGAAAGCTATTATGAACATATATCTGGTCCAGACTGTATACGAGAAAAACCCAAAAAGGAGATCTTACCCGATATACTTAATAGGTCATCCGAACGTTATAGTTTGGTTAGCGAAGTATATGTAAATGATAACTTTAACACTAGTATGTCGCCTAATAATTCACTGgataaaaagattaaaaagaAGAGTCCAGGTCAAATAACTATTGAAGTTGAAGACTGTCCTGACAATCATCCAGCAGAGGATTCGGACAGTTTTGAACCAGATACATTAGATAGAAACTGTaccaaaataaaaccaaatttgaAAGCAGTATACTCTTCAGACTCATTGGAGCAATTCAATAGTCCTAaaagcataaataataatggatatGGTAGTTTATTAGAGATATACGAAGCAAAGAATGTCATGGCTGATGTGCAAAAGAGAAGAGATATGAGCCAACTCGAGGCTAAATACTTAAAACCAGATCCAAAACACTGTCGAAGGCAAAGGTGTCCATCACCTTTGTCTGTACAAAAGCCTCCAAAAAACGCCTGTGTCAGAAGCACTAGCAAACCCGGAGTCATGCAATCCGATTGCGTCAGCTCACAATTTAACCAGCGAACCCATAATATCATGGCTGGTGCTTCTGACAAACAAGCAGTCAAAAGTTCGCCAATTGATCATAACAGATATGAAGACTCCGGGTATCTCAGTACTGAATCTAACGAATCTCTTAACAAAGTGGTGGCTACTAGTCTAGATACAGATGAATCTGGGGCAGAAAGCATAGACAcagatttcaaattttataaatctcGTACAGACCGTAATTACTGTgattggtaa
- the LOC132948820 gene encoding uncharacterized protein LOC132948820, protein MSQLLNIPESYKDITTAAIKGIEGCDNDTVICTTDKKLMTFFKGCLMKNCNVDIEVKHLEPFLLYNEPKIEVYYILHGDNKVVIVKEETSLKIITTYSNVYEMVVHDHNNSGIPQLYIRTDKGFELIDIFENKEQISSVPQETSVVYSFCMNKLQHLKTLYDTERNKISQKTTSFISAVMQVSNDGTSDVKLLSNVITKSSWLKLSNENLVYGFTLQNTSKLPVSNFNLILLEDNTQIWSKFRYECWAVEKNKSGFNFYSDNKNTCIEKSPMRLNSESSIIITIVIDNWNTKSLPYFVNSMVYINNKIDDRIQYINSDKIMVTANLFLDKEFDTFVKNGIFVEDLVTVRCTKLVSCYRIKSTMCHEDLKNMMMNNFKFDVKHEWLVHSSLSWLRTIICYLDPLSPLEYILKVYSDSLGYTKTFIQVLSTMLSEHTIINCLDTKVPTYYNIDTVMLDLKELRNIFKRYLNKQIIIPREQWNITRCRLSFT, encoded by the exons ATGAGTCAATTGTTAAATATACCAGAATCATATAAAGACATCACAACTGCTGCTATAAAAGGAATAGAAG gaTGTGATAATGATACGGTGATCTGTACAACGGACAAAAAGCTTATGACTTTTTTCAAAGGATGTCTGATGAAAAATTGTAATGTGGACATTGAAGTTAAACATTTAGAACCATTTCTTCTATATAATGAGCCTAAAAttgaagtttattatattttacatggaGATAATAAAGTTGTAATAGTCAAAGAAGAAACAAGTCTTaag aTTATTACAACATATTCCAATGTGTATGAAATGGTTGTCCATGATCATAATAATTCGGGAATACCTCAACTTTATATAAGAACTGACAAAGGTTTTGAATtgattgatatttttgaaaataaggaACAAATTAGTAGTGTACCTCAAGAAACTTCTGTTGTATATTCATTTTGTATGAACAAATTACAA catttaaaaacattatatgacacagaaagaaataaaatatcacaaaaaactACATCTTTTATCAGTGCTGTAATGCAAGTATCTAATGATGGTACTTCTGATGTTAAATTGTTATCGAATGTTATAACAAAAAGTTCTTGGCTAAAATTATCTAATGAAAATCTTGTGTATGGATTTACTCTTCAAAACACTTCAAAAtt ACCTGTATCAAATTTTAATCTAATACTATTAGAAGACAATACACAAATTTGGTCAAAATTTCGTTATGAATGTTGGGCAGTTGAAAAGAATAAAAgtggttttaacttttatagtgataataaaaatacttgtatTGAAAAAAGTCCCATGCGTTTAAATTCTGAAAGTTCAATCATAATtacaa TTGTCATTGATAATTGGAACACTAAATCACTtccatattttgttaatagcaTGGTgtacataaataacaaaattgatgATA gGATACAATACATTAATTCTGATAAAATTATGGTTACTGCAAACTTATTCTTGGATAAAGAATTTGATACATTTGTTAAAAATGGTATTTTTG ttgAAGATTTAGTGACAGTACGTTGCACTAAATTAGTCTCATGTTATCGAATTAAGAGTACCATGTGTCATGAAGATCTAAAAAATATGATGATGaacaattttaagtttgatgTAAAACATGAATGGCTTGTTCACAGTTCATTATCGTGGTTAAGAACAATTATATGCTATTTGGATCCATTATCGCCTTTAGAATATATTCTTAAGGTTTATTCTGA CTCATTGGGgtatacaaaaacatttattcaaGTACTAAGTACGATGTTATCCGAGCACACTATAATTAATTGTCTAGATACTAAAgtaccaacatattataatattgatactgTTATGCTAGATTTAAAGGAACttcgaaatatatttaaaagatatttgaataaacaaataataataccaagAGAACAATGGAATATAACTCGTTGTAGATTG TCGTTTACCTGA
- the LOC132948819 gene encoding uncharacterized protein LOC132948819 isoform X2 — translation MTSRSQSSPALTTALLLLLLDTVFATVSITRHHRGDVFDVSDVKCSMETCVGVSSGTASLVDGIVAAERDYPSSVGSRGYKQSTGTSMEPLHNGNCRCQCIQPVPVFRDDLRICVDDLQECSLASFVSGTTVQKIPYVFLPLQGQIVYPSAEIKIAGMQYPICAISKAKYLTRGGWINFKNQSDFEIPFQIHRENGHIMLLWLGDLQSRTNIEGRLVLIEMICKETLSQDYDSSFQQAITPCLSFRIAGTPSVKEVLFSTDIRSSDNASSSGLTISELIAVAICSILLGLMYVASILLYLHVRKGRPKGQNGDIEAFKNPLMSNGITEEGIVKNNPLLQHSYNDNEAFESDEDRNYSISTQGEPSMDMMENNNINRNLTTAIVHPIQSFNSCVGHSMYYSDSNSIEKHPEEDISIVETLDNKEDRPDNIRSIVCANPRKKLYFNPDYFELELLMAPPPAALEFLEKIREVIHEAKRKITMKKFTPNLIVIQEDANEDTNEPLSSCNKCKTQFKIKSATIQKWLMNVPIEVTKPKKNQAPCVPVELKAKDDINDGNYLQLKENELKSQTDEVEEAKEEEKIIEEKEEEDDDDDDDDDDDEEQGTNIECDSLERSMNYRQKCGYHTPSEYGFVRPDLSPVLSNSALPMDEELTIRTTYTYDTITKRESYYEHISGPDCIREKPKKEILPDILNRSSERYSLVSEVYVNDNFNTSMSPNNSLDKKIKKKSPGQITIEVEDCPDNHPAEDSDSFEPDTLDRNCTKIKPNLKAVYSSDSLEQFNSPKSINNNGYGSLLEIYEAKNVMADVQKRRDMSQLEAKYLKPDPKHCRRQRCPSPLSVQKPPKNACVRSTSKPGVMQSDCVSSQFNQRTHNIMAGASDKQAVKSSPIDHNRYEDSGYLSTESNESLNKVVATSLDTDESGAESIDTDFKFYKSRTDRNYCD, via the exons ATGACGTCTCGTTCCCAGTCTTCGCCGGCGCTAACGACGGCCTTGCTCCTGCTCCTATTGGACACCGTTTTCGCCACCGTTTCCATCACCCGGCATCATCGAGGAGACGTGTTCGACGTGTCAG ACGTGAAATGTTCGATGGAAACTTGTGTCGGAGTGAGCAGCGGTACGGCATCGCTGGTCGACGGCATCGTAGCGGCAGAACGCGATTACCCGTCATCGGTCGGTAGCAGAGGCTACAAACAATCGACCGGAACGTCCATGGAACCGTTGCACAACGGCAACTGCAGGTGTCAGTGCATACAACCCGTGCCCGTTTTCAGGGACGATTTGCGGATATGTGTCGACGATCTGCAAG AATGTTCGTTAGCTTCATTCGTGTCTGGCACAACGGTACAAAAGATACCTTACGTATTTCTACCACTACAAGGACAAATCGTGTATCCTAGTGCTGAAATTAAAATTGCTG GTATGCAGTATCCTATTTGTGCTATTtcaaaagcaaaatatttaactcGAGGCGGTtggataaattttaaaaaccaatcaGACTTCGAAATCCCTTTCCAAATACACCGCGAAAATGGACACATCATGTTATTA tggtTAGGCGATTTACAATCGAGGACCAACATCGAAGGAAGGCTAGTATTGATCGAAATGATTTGTAAAGAAACATTATCACAAGATTATGACAGCAGTTTTCAGCAAGCCATAACACCTTGTCTTTCATTTAGAATAGCAGGAACTccaa GTGTAAAAgaagttttattttcaactgACATTCGATCATCAGATAATGCTTCTAGTTCAGGATTAACTATAAGTGAACTAATAGCTGTGGCGATTTGTTCTATTCTATTAGGACTAATGTATGTAGCATCTATTTTGTTGTACTTGCATGTCCGTAAAGGGAGACCTAAGGGACAAAATGGAGATATAGAAGCTTTTAAAAACCCATTAATGTCAAACGGTATTACTGAAGAGGGTATAGTAAAAAACAACCCTCTGTTACAACACAGTTACAATGATAATGAGGCCTTTGAGTCAGACGAAGACAGAAATTATAGTATAAGTACACAAGGAGAACCTTCTATGGATatgatggaaaataataatattaat AGAAATTTAACAACAGCTATTGTACACCCTATTCAGTCATTTAACTCATGTGTTGGCCATTCAATGTATTATTCAGATTCAAATTCTATAGAAAAACATCCAGAAGAGGATATTTCAATAGTGGAAACATTGGATAACAAAGAAGATCGACCAGATAATATCAGATCAATAGTGTGTGCTAACCCAAGAAAAAAACTTTACTTCAATCCAGACTATTTTGAACTTGAAttattaatg gctCCTCCACCAGCAGCGTTagaatttttggaaaaaattcgtGAAGTGATACACGAagcaaaaagaaaaataacaatgaaaaaattcaCACCAAATCTTATTGTGATCCAAGAAGATGCAAACGAAGACACAAATGAACCATTAAGTTCTTGCAATAAATGCAAgactcaatttaaaattaaatcagctACAATACAAAAATGGTTGATGAATGTACCTATAGAAGTTACCAAACCCAAGAAAAATCAAGCTCCTTGTGTTCCTGTTGAGTTAAAAGCAAAAGATGACATAAATGATGGAAATTACTTGCAGCTCAAAGAAAACGAATTAAAATCACAAACTGATGAAGTAGAAGAAgcaaaagaagaagaaaaaataatagaagaaaaagaagaagaagatgatgatgatgatgatgatgatgacgatgacgaAGAACAGGGTACTAACATCGAATGCGATAGTTTGGAAAGATCAATGAATTACAGGCAGAAATGTGGATATCATACACCGTCAGAGTACGGATTTGTTAGACCAGACCTGAGTCCAGTTTTAAGTAATTCTGCTTTACCGATGGATGAAGAACTTACCATTAGAACCACATATACTTATGATACTATCACAAAAAGAGAAAGCTATTATGAACATATATCTGGTCCAGACTGTATACGAGAAAAACCCAAAAAGGAGATCTTACCCGATATACTTAATAGGTCATCCGAACGTTATAGTTTGGTTAGCGAAGTATATGTAAATGATAACTTTAACACTAGTATGTCGCCTAATAATTCACTGgataaaaagattaaaaagaAGAGTCCAGGTCAAATAACTATTGAAGTTGAAGACTGTCCTGACAATCATCCAGCAGAGGATTCGGACAGTTTTGAACCAGATACATTAGATAGAAACTGTaccaaaataaaaccaaatttgaAAGCAGTATACTCTTCAGACTCATTGGAGCAATTCAATAGTCCTAaaagcataaataataatggatatGGTAGTTTATTAGAGATATACGAAGCAAAGAATGTCATGGCTGATGTGCAAAAGAGAAGAGATATGAGCCAACTCGAGGCTAAATACTTAAAACCAGATCCAAAACACTGTCGAAGGCAAAGGTGTCCATCACCTTTGTCTGTACAAAAGCCTCCAAAAAACGCCTGTGTCAGAAGCACTAGCAAACCCGGAGTCATGCAATCCGATTGCGTCAGCTCACAATTTAACCAGCGAACCCATAATATCATGGCTGGTGCTTCTGACAAACAAGCAGTCAAAAGTTCGCCAATTGATCATAACAGATATGAAGACTCCGGGTATCTCAGTACTGAATCTAACGAATCTCTTAACAAAGTGGTGGCTACTAGTCTAGATACAGATGAATCTGGGGCAGAAAGCATAGACAcagatttcaaattttataaatctcGTACAGACCGTAATTACTGTgattg A